The Gemella haemolysans genome includes a region encoding these proteins:
- a CDS encoding heavy metal translocating P-type ATPase, with amino-acid sequence MDFKILHLSSVRARVRADFRLTPDVKVYLKKRAAKIENIQKVDFYQDEYTFVVIFKEGSNSCLQEFFKLIDKEKVKNCYENPVAKAEESPYSIIMDAMFWRAMSKLFVPLPLRAIHTWWKASGYLKDTLKLLARKQVTMETLDSAAILVSLATGARETASSIMFILELGESLNNWSEKKSVKVLEQSLTSMDKEVWLVEEEGNRKVTCSEVRKDDVILVSEGNEILFDGIVMTEGASVDESSLTGESFPIVKNIGDKVYSNTIVVNGEVKIRVENPQVNGRIHHLIQLMKDSESREDTYHYKYIKLADSIVKYNFLAMGLTYLFTRSFAKAISFLLVDYSCALKLSTPVAYLTTIKNLIDKKIVVKNSVTLDKYEDIDTFVFDKTGTITVSKPYIQEVLPFYGYSYEEVLKIGACLEEHIYHPIASAVVSKAEEDGIEHEEMHTELYHIASKGIVSHIDGEKVVIGSRQLLKDENVVVTDEQKQIIAEKQEQYNLLFLGYKGQLISIFCVDIPLRDEANEVLTELRNNGKKVVLLTGDNEVRTKKILNDVTFDEVYTSMTPVTKFEYIKSEKEKGRRVLMIGDGLNDSAALSESDVSIVMSESADLSKQISDVVLKSDSLNSLLLLSDVSKKLRAQMSNNVKSTVSINSSLIFLGLINVLPSNLLALLHNLTTFSIVLKNFNIK; translated from the coding sequence ATGGATTTTAAAATACTACATCTATCAAGTGTCAGAGCTAGGGTTAGAGCTGATTTTCGCTTAACACCAGATGTGAAAGTATATTTAAAAAAACGAGCAGCCAAAATCGAAAACATACAAAAAGTGGACTTTTATCAAGACGAGTACACTTTTGTTGTTATTTTTAAAGAAGGAAGTAACAGTTGTTTACAAGAATTCTTTAAATTAATTGATAAAGAAAAAGTAAAAAACTGTTATGAGAATCCAGTAGCTAAAGCTGAGGAAAGTCCTTATTCGATAATAATGGATGCTATGTTTTGGCGTGCAATGTCGAAATTATTCGTACCACTTCCACTAAGAGCGATTCATACATGGTGGAAAGCTTCAGGATATTTGAAAGACACATTAAAACTACTAGCACGTAAGCAAGTTACTATGGAAACACTTGACTCCGCGGCAATTCTTGTATCATTAGCGACGGGGGCTCGTGAAACGGCAAGTTCTATTATGTTTATTTTAGAACTAGGAGAATCACTTAACAATTGGTCTGAGAAAAAATCTGTAAAAGTTCTTGAACAAAGTTTGACTTCTATGGATAAAGAAGTATGGCTTGTTGAAGAAGAAGGAAATAGAAAAGTAACTTGTTCAGAAGTTAGGAAAGATGATGTAATACTAGTTTCAGAAGGAAATGAGATTCTATTCGATGGTATTGTGATGACTGAGGGCGCTAGTGTTGATGAAAGTTCATTAACAGGAGAAAGTTTCCCAATTGTCAAAAATATCGGTGATAAAGTTTATTCTAATACGATAGTTGTTAACGGTGAAGTTAAGATTAGAGTCGAAAACCCACAGGTTAATGGTCGTATTCATCACCTTATCCAATTGATGAAAGATTCTGAAAGTAGAGAAGATACATATCACTACAAATATATAAAATTAGCGGATAGTATTGTAAAATATAACTTCTTAGCGATGGGACTAACGTATTTATTTACTAGATCATTTGCTAAGGCAATTTCATTCCTATTAGTTGATTATTCATGTGCATTGAAACTATCAACACCTGTGGCGTATCTAACTACTATTAAGAACTTAATCGATAAAAAAATTGTAGTTAAGAACTCTGTAACTCTTGATAAATATGAGGATATCGATACATTTGTTTTTGATAAAACAGGAACTATAACGGTGTCTAAACCATATATTCAAGAAGTGCTACCATTTTATGGATATTCTTATGAAGAAGTATTAAAAATCGGAGCGTGCTTAGAAGAACATATCTATCATCCGATTGCTAGTGCTGTTGTGAGTAAGGCTGAAGAAGATGGAATTGAGCATGAAGAAATGCATACAGAGTTATATCACATCGCATCAAAAGGTATAGTTTCTCATATTGATGGAGAAAAAGTTGTTATTGGAAGTAGACAATTACTAAAAGATGAAAATGTAGTTGTTACAGACGAACAAAAACAAATAATTGCTGAAAAACAAGAACAGTATAACTTATTATTCTTAGGGTATAAAGGACAATTGATTTCAATTTTCTGTGTAGATATACCGCTAAGAGATGAAGCGAATGAGGTATTAACTGAACTTAGAAATAACGGTAAAAAAGTTGTCTTATTAACAGGGGATAACGAAGTAAGAACGAAGAAAATCTTAAATGATGTTACTTTTGACGAAGTATATACAAGTATGACTCCAGTTACGAAATTTGAGTACATTAAGAGTGAAAAAGAAAAAGGACGTCGTGTACTTATGATAGGAGACGGTCTAAATGATTCGGCAGCATTATCAGAAAGTGATGTAAGTATCGTTATGAGCGAAAGTGCTGATCTTTCGAAACAAATCAGTGATGTCGTTCTAAAATCAGATTCACTTAATTCGTTATTACTATTATCGGATGTTTCTAAAAAATTACGTGCGCAAATGAGTAATAACGTTAAAAGTACGGTATCGATCAATAGTTCACTAATATTCCTAGGACTAATAAACGTATTGCCATCTAACTTACTAGCATTACTGCATAATTTAACTACATTTAGTATTGTACTGAAAAACTTTAATATTAAGTAG
- a CDS encoding DUF6110 family protein has protein sequence MSIKALKVAKAALKTPGVFAGGVAFGTFGLKLLSSKDAKKGYSVVLSKLYKAKDGVEGTVSNIKQHADDVVADAKDLYEKEKRESNLQELEAK, from the coding sequence ATGTCAATAAAAGCGTTAAAAGTTGCTAAAGCAGCACTTAAAACACCAGGGGTATTTGCAGGAGGAGTAGCATTCGGAACTTTCGGTCTTAAACTTTTATCAAGCAAAGATGCTAAGAAAGGTTACTCAGTTGTTTTATCAAAATTATATAAAGCAAAAGATGGAGTAGAAGGAACTGTTTCAAACATCAAGCAACATGCTGATGATGTAGTGGCAGATGCTAAAGACTTATACGAAAAAGAAAAAAGAGAAAGCAATCTTCAAGAATTAGAGGCAAAATAA
- a CDS encoding SAM-dependent methyltransferase, with product MIYIIGLGPNDSSNIKENIKQLLLNNTNAKVIARTKEHPAISFLDENNITFETCDRFYTESENFENTYNGIANYILEAAENNDVMYLVPGHPMVAELTTQLLINSGKDVKIVGGESFLDSCFNAAQFDPVEGFSLVDATALETLKQVNPLQHLLITQCYDDLTAANVSDELMSFYPYDHEVKVIEQAGAVDEKIYTAPLHELSAAVGEEVNNLRALYISPLKDGLSFNIKDYTKDFDEYDDITEADLVDKLEKLVAGLKANLDREEDYTSDNSKLLAGIIHTSLDFTIASDNYYELSDILSEMKADREK from the coding sequence ATGATTTATATTATTGGACTTGGACCGAATGATAGTTCAAATATTAAAGAAAATATTAAACAACTTTTACTAAATAACACGAATGCGAAGGTTATCGCACGTACTAAAGAGCATCCTGCGATTTCTTTCTTAGATGAAAACAACATCACATTTGAAACATGCGATAGATTTTATACAGAAAGTGAAAATTTCGAGAATACTTATAACGGTATTGCAAACTACATTCTTGAAGCTGCTGAAAATAATGATGTGATGTATCTTGTTCCAGGGCATCCAATGGTTGCCGAGTTAACTACTCAACTTCTAATAAATAGCGGAAAAGATGTTAAAATTGTTGGTGGAGAGAGCTTTCTAGATTCTTGCTTCAATGCAGCACAATTCGATCCTGTAGAAGGATTTTCTCTTGTAGATGCTACTGCATTAGAAACATTAAAACAGGTTAATCCTCTACAACATCTACTTATAACACAATGTTATGATGATTTGACTGCAGCGAATGTATCGGATGAGCTTATGTCTTTCTATCCTTACGACCATGAAGTTAAAGTTATCGAGCAAGCTGGTGCTGTAGATGAAAAAATTTATACTGCACCTCTACATGAACTTTCAGCTGCGGTTGGAGAAGAAGTGAATAACTTACGTGCTTTATACATTTCACCATTAAAAGATGGTCTTAGCTTTAATATTAAAGACTACACTAAAGATTTCGATGAATATGATGATATTACAGAGGCTGATTTAGTAGATAAATTAGAAAAACTTGTGGCTGGTCTTAAAGCAAACTTAGACAGAGAAGAAGACTATACAAGTGATAATTCAAAACTATTAGCCGGGATTATCCATACATCACTAGATTTTACAATCGCAAGCGACAACTACTACGAACTTAGCGACATCCTTTCAGAAATGAAGGCAGATAGAGAAAAATAA
- a CDS encoding tRNA (mnm(5)s(2)U34)-methyltransferase has product MDKVLAFSKKLLKEVIDKNSIVVDATAGNGNDTLFLAKTSAKKVYAFDIQQLAIENTTNLIKEAELADKCEIILDSHFEFDKYINEKIRAVVFNLGYLPNADHEITTLAETTLATIKKFLLHLEVGGRIIIVVYWGHENGKVEKEALLTELQNLDQKEAEVLIYQFINQKNNAPFIIAIEKRKEISCEK; this is encoded by the coding sequence ATGGATAAAGTATTAGCTTTTAGCAAAAAATTATTAAAAGAAGTTATAGATAAAAATTCAATCGTTGTTGACGCTACTGCTGGAAATGGAAATGATACATTGTTTCTCGCGAAAACTTCAGCGAAAAAAGTTTATGCATTTGATATCCAACAATTGGCAATAGAAAATACAACAAACCTTATTAAAGAAGCAGAACTAGCTGATAAATGTGAGATTATTCTTGATTCTCATTTTGAATTTGACAAATACATAAACGAAAAAATCCGTGCTGTTGTCTTTAATCTAGGATACCTACCCAATGCTGATCACGAGATTACAACATTAGCTGAGACAACACTTGCGACTATTAAGAAATTTTTACTACATCTAGAAGTTGGTGGTAGAATCATCATCGTCGTCTACTGGGGGCATGAGAATGGTAAGGTTGAAAAAGAAGCATTGTTAACCGAACTTCAAAACCTCGACCAAAAAGAAGCTGAAGTGCTAATTTATCAATTCATAAATCAGAAAAACAATGCGCCATTTATTATTGCGATTGAAAAAAGAAAGGAAATCTCATGCGAGAAATAG
- a CDS encoding CYTH domain-containing protein, with the protein MREIEIEFKNLLTKDQYYVLYENYDLNNSEEIINKNFYYDDADESFKKIGAALRIRYTNKKTEMTLKIKGETQNVEINVPLDERYPKEPTVLPILPNEIIVELERMNVKIKTPMLIQKIETLRHEVTLEEGLLVLDKTTFINDIVDYELEFETKDYESGLAAFEKLLEENNIDKNPAKPKIARAVEYSKR; encoded by the coding sequence ATGCGAGAAATAGAAATAGAATTTAAAAACTTACTGACAAAAGATCAATACTACGTACTATACGAAAATTACGACCTGAATAATTCTGAAGAAATAATTAACAAAAATTTCTACTATGATGATGCAGACGAAAGTTTCAAAAAAATTGGAGCTGCACTAAGAATCCGATATACTAACAAAAAAACGGAGATGACTCTGAAGATAAAAGGTGAAACTCAAAATGTTGAAATAAATGTACCGCTTGATGAAAGATATCCAAAAGAACCAACGGTACTACCGATTTTACCAAATGAGATTATCGTAGAACTAGAGCGAATGAACGTGAAGATTAAAACTCCGATGCTAATACAAAAAATAGAAACATTAAGACATGAAGTAACTTTAGAAGAGGGCTTACTAGTTCTTGACAAAACAACATTTATTAACGATATTGTCGATTATGAACTAGAATTCGAGACTAAAGATTACGAATCAGGACTAGCTGCATTTGAGAAACTATTAGAAGAAAATAATATAGATAAAAATCCAGCAAAACCAAAAATAGCAAGAGCTGTTGAGTATTCGAAACGTTAA
- a CDS encoding Fic family protein, giving the protein MNKYYPLEKLFHMNLDIENEYNNRIHSPSSSVTSLKINPFIKGIRKPEEYPLFIYNSAELILILEKIHTNSAEIIAKQSMLPEAAQEKFFNLLLINELQSTNEIESIHSSKKEISEALSKKDSTSPNFRRFAGMASLYSYLDKEVQILEPKDFRKIYDVLVGDEVSTENILDGEVFRKGSVSIYAGNDIIHHGLATEDDINNGLADLIRFMNYDNLPKLYKIFIGHYYFEYIHPFYDGNGRVGRYLLAKSLTSVVDIFTAITLSYSINRNKNKYYKSFEKTSHPLNKGDMTLFVKENLELLVSGQEHILSFLTENIEKMFTARNYINDNIADDTLKNILFLLLQSHLFSAKDALISHTEVSNILEISTKTLNKYLEDNEDKITVIKKKPKIYTLSDDFLAKIFE; this is encoded by the coding sequence ATGAATAAGTATTATCCTCTAGAGAAATTATTTCATATGAATTTAGATATAGAAAATGAATATAACAATAGAATCCATTCTCCTTCTAGTTCTGTTACTTCGCTTAAAATCAATCCCTTTATTAAGGGGATAAGAAAACCAGAAGAGTATCCATTATTTATATATAACTCTGCAGAATTGATCTTAATTCTAGAGAAAATTCATACAAATAGTGCTGAGATTATTGCGAAACAAAGTATGCTTCCAGAAGCTGCACAAGAAAAGTTCTTTAATTTGTTGCTTATCAACGAACTTCAAAGCACTAATGAAATCGAAAGTATTCATAGTTCTAAAAAAGAGATTAGCGAAGCACTTTCTAAAAAAGATAGCACTTCTCCTAACTTTAGACGTTTTGCTGGTATGGCTTCATTATATTCTTACCTCGACAAAGAAGTACAAATACTTGAACCTAAAGATTTCAGAAAAATTTATGATGTTCTCGTTGGGGATGAGGTTTCAACAGAAAATATTTTAGATGGAGAAGTTTTTAGAAAAGGAAGCGTAAGTATCTATGCTGGGAATGATATCATTCACCATGGTTTAGCAACTGAAGATGATATCAACAACGGACTGGCTGATTTAATTAGGTTTATGAATTATGACAACTTACCAAAACTATATAAAATTTTTATTGGACACTATTATTTTGAATACATTCATCCATTTTATGATGGAAATGGTCGTGTAGGTAGATACTTACTCGCCAAATCTCTTACGAGTGTAGTAGATATATTTACGGCAATTACTCTTTCATACAGTATTAATAGAAATAAAAATAAATACTATAAGAGTTTTGAGAAAACATCACACCCTTTAAACAAAGGTGATATGACTCTATTTGTTAAAGAGAACTTAGAGCTTTTAGTTTCAGGTCAAGAACATATATTATCTTTCCTAACCGAAAATATCGAAAAAATGTTCACAGCAAGAAACTATATTAATGATAATATCGCTGACGATACACTTAAAAATATACTATTCTTACTTCTACAAAGTCATTTATTTAGTGCTAAAGATGCTTTAATAAGTCATACAGAAGTTTCTAATATTTTAGAAATTTCTACAAAAACTCTAAATAAATATTTAGAAGATAATGAAGACAAGATTACAGTAATTAAGAAGAAACCAAAAATATATACGCTTAGTGATGACTTTTTAGCTAAGATATTTGAATAA